From Triticum aestivum cultivar Chinese Spring chromosome 4A, IWGSC CS RefSeq v2.1, whole genome shotgun sequence, a single genomic window includes:
- the LOC123085666 gene encoding probable glutamyl endopeptidase, chloroplastic isoform X2 yields the protein MSALSILHRACLRLALLPLPLAPLRAPLRSSTLPRPLRLPRRAAMSSAASRMSHIAAAAASGESNQPAAADASGLGQEDDDLSLGYRLPPKEIQDIVDAPPLPVLSFSPSKDKILFLKRRALPPLSDLAKPEEKLAGVRIDGHSNTRSRMSSYTGIGIHKLMDDGTLGPEKEVHGYPEGAKINFVTWSHDGRNLSFSVRVEEEDNKISKLRVWIADVESGEARPLFKSPDIYLNAIFDSFVWVDNSTLLVCTIPVSRGALPQKPSVPSGPKIQSNETKNVVQVRTFQDLLKDEYDADLFDYYATSQLMLVSLDGTVKPMGPPAVYTSIDPSPDDKYLMLSSIHRPYSYIVPCGRFPKRVELWTADGKFIRELCDLPLAEDIPIATSSVRKGKRSIYWRPDKPSTLYWVETQDGGDAKVEVSPRDIVYMENAEPINGEQPEILHKLDLRYGGISWCDESLALVYESWYKTRKTRTWVVAPDKKDVSPRILFDRSSEDVYSDPGSPMLRRTAMGTYVIAKVNKQDGSTYLLLNGMGATPEGNVPFLDLFDINTGSKERIWESDKEKYFETVVALMSDKIDGDLPLDQLKILTSKESKTENTQYYLQIWPEKKQVQITKFPHPYPQLASLYKEMIRYQRKDGVQLTAKLYLPPGYDQSKDGPLPCLVWSYPGEFKSKDAAGQVRGSPNEFSGIGATSPLLWLARGFAILSGPTIPIVGEGDVEANDSYVEQLVTSAEAAVEEVVRRGVVHPDKIAVGGHSYGAFMTANLLAHAPHLFCCGIARSGAYNRTLTPFGFQNEDRTLWEATNTYVEMSPFMSANKIKRPILLIHGEQDNNSGTLTMQSDRFFNALKGHGVQSRLVILPFESHGYSARESIMHVLWESDRWLQKYCVNGTSKADSETAADGESKKLAASGGGAASEGLSSDGFSSIPRSLL from the exons ATGTCCGCCCTTTCCATCCTCCACAGGGCTTGCCTCCGACTCGCCCTGCTCCCGCTCCCGCTCGCGCCTCTGCGCGCTCCCCTTCGCTCCTCTACTCTTCCGCGGCCGCTCCGCCTGCCTCGCCGGGCCGCCATGAGCTCCGCCGCCTCCAGGAtgtcccacatcgccgccgccgcagcctccgGGGAGTCCAATCAGCCGGCGGCGGCGGATGCGTCGGGATTGGGCCAGGAAGACGACG ATCTTTCACTGGGCTACCGCCTTCCCCCCAAAGAAATACAGGACATTGTTGATGCACCACCACTTCCTGTTTTGTCGTTCTCACCAAGCAAAGACAAGATTCTATTTCTCAAACGTCGAGCGCTTCCACCACTATCTGATCTCGCAAAGCCTGAGGAGAAACTTGCTGGTGTGAGGATTGATGGCCATTCTAATACTAGAAGTCGAAT GTCTTCCTACACTGGAATAGGTATCCATAAGCTAATGGATGATGGAACTTTGGGCCCAGAGAAGGAGGTCCATGGATACCCTGAAGGAGCAAAGATTAATTTTGTTACCTG GTCACATGATGGTCGTAATCTATCATTCAGTGTTCGAGTTGAAGAG GAGGACAACAAAATCAGCAAGCTAAGGGTATGGATTGCGGACGTGGAATCTGGAGAAGCACGGCCACTTTTTAAATCTCCTGATATATACTTGAATGCTATCTTTGACAG CTTTGTATGGGTTGATAACTCTACTTTGTTAGTCTGCACTATCCCTGTATCACGTGGAGCTCTACCACAGAAGCCATCAGTTCCATCTGGTCCAAAAATTCAGTCTAATGAGACAAAGAATGTGGTCCAAGTGAGAACATTCCAGGATCTTCTGAAAGATGAATATGATGCTGATTTATTTGATTACTATGCAACCTCACAGCTCATGTTGGTCTCTTTGGATGGAACTGTGAAGCCAATGGGGCCTCCTGCTGTATACACATCCATTGATCCATCACCAGATGACAAATATTTGATGCTTTCTTCTATCCACCGTCCATATTCCTATATTGTACCCTGTGGAAGGTTTCCAAAGAGAGTTGAATTATGGACTGCAGATGGTAAGTTTATTAGGGAACTTTGTGACTTGCCCCTTGCAGAGGACATACCAATTGCGACGAGCAGCGTGCGCAAGGGAAAACGTTCAATCTATTGGAGGCCAGACAAACCTTCAACTTTGTATTG GGTGGAGACACAGGATGGTGGAGATGCAAAGGTTGAAGTTTCACCACGTGACATTGTTTACATGGAAAATGCTGAGCCCATAAATGGCGAACAACCagaaatcctacataaacttgacCTCCGATATGG AGGAATCTCTTGGTGTGATGAATCTCTTGCTTTGGTGTATGAATCATGGTACAAAACTCGGAAAACAAGAACATGGGTGGTTGCTCCAGACAAGAAAGATGTCAGTCCGCGCATTTTATTTGACAGATCTTCAGAAGATGTGTACTCTGATCCTGGCTCACCAATGCTGCGAAGAACTGCCATGGGAACATATGTTATTGCAAAAGTTAATAAACAAGATGGAAGTACTTACCTCTTGCTGAATGGAATGGGTGCCACACCAGAAGGAAACGTTCCATTCCTTGACTTGTTTGATAT aaatacTGGAAGTAAAGAGCGAATATGGGAAAGTGACAAGGAAAAATACTTTGAAACTGTTGTTGCCTTGATGTCAGACAAAATTGATGGGGACCTTCCCCTTGATCAGTTAAAGATACTTACATCAAAAGAATCAAAAACAGAAAATACACAATATTACCTACAAATTTGGCCGGAAAAGAAGCAAGTGCAGATTACAAAGTTTCCCCACCCATACCCCCAGCTTGCTTCATTGTATAAGGAAATGATAAGGTACCAGCGCAAAGATGGGGTTCAACTAACAGCCAAGTTGTATCTACCTCCAGGTTATGATCAATCAAAAGATGGACCTTTGCCATGTTTAGTTTGGTCATACCCTGGTGAGTTTAAAAGTAAAGATGCTGCGGGACAAGTACGTGGTTCCCCTAATGAGTTTTCAGGGATTGGTGCTACATCTCCTCTTCTTTGGTTGGCTAGAGG GTTTGCTATTCTTTCAGGTCCGACAATTCCGATTGTTGGTGAAGGTGATGTAGAGGCGAACGACAG TTATGTGGAACAACTAGTAACTAGTGCAGAGGCTGCCGTCGAGGAAGTTGTCAGGAGAGGG GTGGTTCATCCTGATAAAATTGCTGTTGGTGGTCATTCGTATGGTGCATTCATGACAGCAAATCTCTTAGCTCATGCTCCTCATCTTTTCTGCTGCGGAATTGCTCGTTCTGGAGCTTACAACAGGACCTTAACTCCATTTGGTTTTCAG AATGAGGACAGAACACTTTGGGAGGCAACTAACACCTATGTGGAGATGAGCCCTTTCATGTCGGCTAACAAAATCAAGAGACCAATATTACTTATTCATGGGGAGCAAGACAACAATTCTGGAACACTGACAATGCAG TCGGACCGATTCTTCAATGCGTTGAAGGGTCATGGTGTACAGTCTCGTTTGGTAATACTTCCTTTTGAAAGCCATGGGTACTCTGCCAGGGAGAGCATTATGCACGTGCTTTGGGAGTCTGACAGGTGGCTGCAGAAGTACTGTGTAAACGGCACTAGCAAGGCTGATTCAGAGACAGCAGCTGATGGAGAAAGTAAAAAATTGGCAGCcagtggtggtggagcagcatCTGAAGGTCTAAGCTCCGACGGATTCTCATCAATCCCACGATCGCTTCTGTG A
- the LOC123085666 gene encoding probable glutamyl endopeptidase, chloroplastic isoform X1 has translation MSALSILHRACLRLALLPLPLAPLRAPLRSSTLPRPLRLPRRAAMSSAASRMSHIAAAAASGESNQPAAADASGLGQEDDDLSLGYRLPPKEIQDIVDAPPLPVLSFSPSKDKILFLKRRALPPLSDLAKPEEKLAGVRIDGHSNTRSRMSSYTGIGIHKLMDDGTLGPEKEVHGYPEGAKINFVTWSHDGRNLSFSVRVEEEDNKISKLRVWIADVESGEARPLFKSPDIYLNAIFDSFVWVDNSTLLVCTIPVSRGALPQKPSVPSGPKIQSNETKNVVQVRTFQDLLKDEYDADLFDYYATSQLMLVSLDGTVKPMGPPAVYTSIDPSPDDKYLMLSSIHRPYSYIVPCGRFPKRVELWTADGKFIRELCDLPLAEDIPIATSSVRKGKRSIYWRPDKPSTLYWVETQDGGDAKVEVSPRDIVYMENAEPINGEQPEILHKLDLRYGGISWCDESLALVYESWYKTRKTRTWVVAPDKKDVSPRILFDRSSEDVYSDPGSPMLRRTAMGTYVIAKVNKQDGSTYLLLNGMGATPEGNVPFLDLFDINTGSKERIWESDKEKYFETVVALMSDKIDGDLPLDQLKILTSKESKTENTQYYLQIWPEKKQVQITKFPHPYPQLASLYKEMIRYQRKDGVQLTAKLYLPPGYDQSKDGPLPCLVWSYPGEFKSKDAAGQVRGSPNEFSGIGATSPLLWLARGFAILSGPTIPIVGEGDVEANDSYVEQLVTSAEAAVEEVVRRGVVHPDKIAVGGHSYGAFMTANLLAHAPHLFCCGIARSGAYNRTLTPFGFQNEDRTLWEATNTYVEMSPFMSANKIKRPILLIHGEQDNNSGTLTMQSDRFFNALKGHGVQSRLVILPFESHGYSARESIMHVLWESDRWLQKYCVNGTSKADSETAADGESKKLAASGGGAASEGLSSDGFSSIPRSLLW, from the exons ATGTCCGCCCTTTCCATCCTCCACAGGGCTTGCCTCCGACTCGCCCTGCTCCCGCTCCCGCTCGCGCCTCTGCGCGCTCCCCTTCGCTCCTCTACTCTTCCGCGGCCGCTCCGCCTGCCTCGCCGGGCCGCCATGAGCTCCGCCGCCTCCAGGAtgtcccacatcgccgccgccgcagcctccgGGGAGTCCAATCAGCCGGCGGCGGCGGATGCGTCGGGATTGGGCCAGGAAGACGACG ATCTTTCACTGGGCTACCGCCTTCCCCCCAAAGAAATACAGGACATTGTTGATGCACCACCACTTCCTGTTTTGTCGTTCTCACCAAGCAAAGACAAGATTCTATTTCTCAAACGTCGAGCGCTTCCACCACTATCTGATCTCGCAAAGCCTGAGGAGAAACTTGCTGGTGTGAGGATTGATGGCCATTCTAATACTAGAAGTCGAAT GTCTTCCTACACTGGAATAGGTATCCATAAGCTAATGGATGATGGAACTTTGGGCCCAGAGAAGGAGGTCCATGGATACCCTGAAGGAGCAAAGATTAATTTTGTTACCTG GTCACATGATGGTCGTAATCTATCATTCAGTGTTCGAGTTGAAGAG GAGGACAACAAAATCAGCAAGCTAAGGGTATGGATTGCGGACGTGGAATCTGGAGAAGCACGGCCACTTTTTAAATCTCCTGATATATACTTGAATGCTATCTTTGACAG CTTTGTATGGGTTGATAACTCTACTTTGTTAGTCTGCACTATCCCTGTATCACGTGGAGCTCTACCACAGAAGCCATCAGTTCCATCTGGTCCAAAAATTCAGTCTAATGAGACAAAGAATGTGGTCCAAGTGAGAACATTCCAGGATCTTCTGAAAGATGAATATGATGCTGATTTATTTGATTACTATGCAACCTCACAGCTCATGTTGGTCTCTTTGGATGGAACTGTGAAGCCAATGGGGCCTCCTGCTGTATACACATCCATTGATCCATCACCAGATGACAAATATTTGATGCTTTCTTCTATCCACCGTCCATATTCCTATATTGTACCCTGTGGAAGGTTTCCAAAGAGAGTTGAATTATGGACTGCAGATGGTAAGTTTATTAGGGAACTTTGTGACTTGCCCCTTGCAGAGGACATACCAATTGCGACGAGCAGCGTGCGCAAGGGAAAACGTTCAATCTATTGGAGGCCAGACAAACCTTCAACTTTGTATTG GGTGGAGACACAGGATGGTGGAGATGCAAAGGTTGAAGTTTCACCACGTGACATTGTTTACATGGAAAATGCTGAGCCCATAAATGGCGAACAACCagaaatcctacataaacttgacCTCCGATATGG AGGAATCTCTTGGTGTGATGAATCTCTTGCTTTGGTGTATGAATCATGGTACAAAACTCGGAAAACAAGAACATGGGTGGTTGCTCCAGACAAGAAAGATGTCAGTCCGCGCATTTTATTTGACAGATCTTCAGAAGATGTGTACTCTGATCCTGGCTCACCAATGCTGCGAAGAACTGCCATGGGAACATATGTTATTGCAAAAGTTAATAAACAAGATGGAAGTACTTACCTCTTGCTGAATGGAATGGGTGCCACACCAGAAGGAAACGTTCCATTCCTTGACTTGTTTGATAT aaatacTGGAAGTAAAGAGCGAATATGGGAAAGTGACAAGGAAAAATACTTTGAAACTGTTGTTGCCTTGATGTCAGACAAAATTGATGGGGACCTTCCCCTTGATCAGTTAAAGATACTTACATCAAAAGAATCAAAAACAGAAAATACACAATATTACCTACAAATTTGGCCGGAAAAGAAGCAAGTGCAGATTACAAAGTTTCCCCACCCATACCCCCAGCTTGCTTCATTGTATAAGGAAATGATAAGGTACCAGCGCAAAGATGGGGTTCAACTAACAGCCAAGTTGTATCTACCTCCAGGTTATGATCAATCAAAAGATGGACCTTTGCCATGTTTAGTTTGGTCATACCCTGGTGAGTTTAAAAGTAAAGATGCTGCGGGACAAGTACGTGGTTCCCCTAATGAGTTTTCAGGGATTGGTGCTACATCTCCTCTTCTTTGGTTGGCTAGAGG GTTTGCTATTCTTTCAGGTCCGACAATTCCGATTGTTGGTGAAGGTGATGTAGAGGCGAACGACAG TTATGTGGAACAACTAGTAACTAGTGCAGAGGCTGCCGTCGAGGAAGTTGTCAGGAGAGGG GTGGTTCATCCTGATAAAATTGCTGTTGGTGGTCATTCGTATGGTGCATTCATGACAGCAAATCTCTTAGCTCATGCTCCTCATCTTTTCTGCTGCGGAATTGCTCGTTCTGGAGCTTACAACAGGACCTTAACTCCATTTGGTTTTCAG AATGAGGACAGAACACTTTGGGAGGCAACTAACACCTATGTGGAGATGAGCCCTTTCATGTCGGCTAACAAAATCAAGAGACCAATATTACTTATTCATGGGGAGCAAGACAACAATTCTGGAACACTGACAATGCAG TCGGACCGATTCTTCAATGCGTTGAAGGGTCATGGTGTACAGTCTCGTTTGGTAATACTTCCTTTTGAAAGCCATGGGTACTCTGCCAGGGAGAGCATTATGCACGTGCTTTGGGAGTCTGACAGGTGGCTGCAGAAGTACTGTGTAAACGGCACTAGCAAGGCTGATTCAGAGACAGCAGCTGATGGAGAAAGTAAAAAATTGGCAGCcagtggtggtggagcagcatCTGAAGGTCTAAGCTCCGACGGATTCTCATCAATCCCACGATCGCTTCTGTGGTAA
- the LOC123083766 gene encoding probable nicotianamine synthase 6 yields MHSFASSIDECSRRQLHIPRAPRSIAHQAARSTTPLHSTPVPQSSSSTRQVPGKVDAQNKEVDALVHKITGLHAAIAKLPSLSPSPDVDALFTDLVTVCVPPSPVDVTKLGPEAQEMREGLIRLCSEAEGKLEAHYSYMLAAFDNPLDHLGIFPYYSNYIDLSKLEYELLARYVPGGIAPARVAFIGSGPLPFSSYVLAARHLPDTMFDNYDLCGAANDRASKLFRADKDVGARMSFHTADVADLAGELAAYDVVFLAALVGMAAEDKAKVIAHLGAHMADGAALVVRSAHAARGFLYPIVDPQDIGRGGFEVLAVCHPDDDVVNSVIIAQKSKDMHANEHRNGRGGQYARGRLPVVSPPCRFGEMVADATQKRKEFANAEVAF; encoded by the exons ATGCACAGCTTTGCCAGCTCCATCGATGAGTGCTCTAGACGGCAGCTACATATACCCCGTGCTCCTCGTTCCATAGCTCACCAAGCAGCCCGATCCaccactccactccactccactcctGTGCCTCAGAGTTCATCAAGTACTCGTCAGGTACCAGGTAAAGTGGATGCCCAGAACAAGGAGGTCGACGCCCTGGTCCATAAGATCACCGGCCTCCACGCCGCCATCGCCAAGCTGCCGTCCCTCAGCCCATCCCCCGATGTCGACGCGCTCTTCACCGACCTGGTCACCGTGTGCGTGCCCCCGAGCCCCGTGGACGTGACCAAGCTCGGCCCGGAGGCGCAGGAGATGCGGGAGGGCCTCATCCGCCTCTGCTCCGAGGCCGAGGGGAAGCTGGAGGCGCACTACTCCTACATGCTCGCCGCCTTCGACAACCCGCTCGACCACCTCGGCATCTTCCCCTACTACAGCAACTACATCGACCTCAGCAAGCTCGAGTACGAGCTCCTGGCGCGCTACGTGCCCGGCGGCATCGCCCCGGCCCGCGTCGCCTTCATCGGCTCCGGCCCGCTGCCGTTCAGCTCCTACGTCCTCGCCGCCCGCCACCTGCCCGACACCATGTTCGACAACTACGACCTGTGCGGCGCGGCCAACGACCGCGCGAGCAAGCTGTTCCGCGCCGACAAGGACGTGGGCGCCCGCATGTCTTTCCACACCGCCGACGTCGCGGACCTCGCTGGCGAGCTCGCCGCGTACGACGTCGTCTTCCTGGCCGCGCTCGTGGGCATGGCTGCCGAGGACAAGGCCAAGGTGATCGCGCACCTCGGCGCGCATATGGCGGACGGGGCGGCCCTCGTCGTGCGCAGCGCGCACGCCGCGCGTGGGTTCCTGTACCCGATCGTCGATCCCCAGGACATCGGTCGCGGCGGGTTCGAGGTGCTGGCCGTGTGTCACCCCGACGACGACGTGGTGAACTCCGTCATCATCGCACAGAAGTCCAAGGACATGCATGCCAATGAACACCGCAACGGGCGTGGTGGACAGTACGCACG TGGGCGGT TGCCGGTGGTCAGCCCGCCGTGCAGGTTCGGCGAGATGGTGGCGGATGCGACCCAGAAGAGAAAGGAGTTCGCCAACGCCGAAGTGGCCTTCTGA